AGACTATGTGCGTTTgacttctggctctgccacttaccagctgagtgaccctgggcaagttacttcccctctctgtgcttcagttcctGCCTCTATAACATGGAGAATGGCACAACTTTTATGACACAGGTTTGGGTGTAGAGGGTATTAAGTCAGTAATACATTTAAAGTGCCAGCATATAGTAAACAAagtatttgctatttttattagaaaacaacATCATAATACAGTTAGTTCAGAAAATACCCCTACAGCCTGCCAGCCCCCGTGACAGCCATTTTTATATTGCATATTGCAGTTCAGGGTTTCCCAGGGGTGCAGGCCGTTTCGTGCATGTTGCAGCCATTCTCCCGAGAGCCCTGGTGTTTCATCATTGGACAGCGGAGCCTATGATTAAGACTAAGTCATAGCAGTTTTTTCCCATTCACCAAAATCATATAAACAAGAGGCGGAATTTTCATGACGTTCAGCTTTTCTTCCATTGATTTTTCCTTAAACTCTCAGTGCCAGCCTGCTCGGGTCTGTGTGGGAAGTGAGGAGAATAGCAGCTGTGTCAGTACTTTGAGGGGTTCCACAGGGAGCCCTGGGTTTTGGGCCCTGCacagccagaaggcagtgggcaCAGTCACGGTGTATGTATTTCAGGTCCCTAACGTGGCAGCAGGGACATTCTTTAATACCCCTAGTGCCAGAGAAGTATTGTCACCCTGGGTTTTGATGGACATGCAAATTATAGCTCAGAGATGGAGGGGGACTTGCCCAATCACACTGACAGCGGTCAGGTGGCCTCCAGCCCAGATATCTTTTCCTCTTCATTGCTGTGTTGGCAGAATAGGTGGCTGGGGGTTGTGCTGTCTCCCATAGGGCCACCTTTCACATGTATTCACACGGGTGTTCATTGCACCCAGCTGGGGGTACCCAGCTGAGGGGACGAGTGGGGGCTGAcctccagcccctgctctgtCATGAGGTTAGGAGCGCTGGCACTGGCTGCATCCTCCCGAGTAAGGGGTGCCTTTGGCTACATTGTGCCAAAGCACCCTGTGGGCTGTGCTCACTCAGCCCTGGCTCCCTGCCTTGACCCAGACTATGAGCCTCCAGAGGAGTGGAGCCCCTGGTCTCCTTGCAGTGCGAGCTGCGGCAGCAGCAGCCAGCAGAGGACTCGGCCCTGCGGCTACGCCTGCACTGCCACCACGTCCAGTGCCTGTGACCTGCCCCCCTGTCCTGGTGGGACGAGCAGCAGCTCCTGCGTCAGGAGCGGCTTACACTCTGGGCTCGGTCCCCTGGGAATGTGGACACGTGAGCCTTGTACGACGGAGGACTTGGGAGAGCGCATGCAGAAACCTCACAAACATGGTGGTCCTGCCTCATCCCAGGCCTTCCCTGCTGCTATGGCACCGAGAGCCTAGTGAGGGCTGGGCTACCCCAGCGGGAGCGCAGAGGTGCCCTGGGACACCACCAGCCTGGCCTCCTCTCTTCCCAAAGGCGCCAAGGACGAGGACCCCTTGGGCTTCCGCAGTGAGGGGTGGCAGCCCCTGGCTCACAATGCTGCGGACATGCTCGGCCCAGGTCAGTGGGGGCCTAGACCTTATCTCTGGGAGTGCTGGAGGGTGGAACATTATTGCACGGGCAGGAATCTCGCCTCCATCCATTGAGGCCGAGTGTACATCTTCCAGCTGGACGGTTAGCCTCCCCAGCATGGGGGTCCTAGCATTTCTGAGCCCCACTGGACAGGCCCGTTGTCCTCTCCCAGCCTGATGTTTCTGCTGGGAAGAAGGCCTTGATGGGAACCACAGAGCTTTGAGATCATCCGATGGGGCATACTCCCCCGGCAACAGGATGGCATGGGGACATTCTGGCTTCCACTCCTGGGTCACCCTTGGAGACTCTTGGGCAGGCTCTGTTTGGAGAGAAGGTGCCATCAGAAATGGATCAGGGTCCAGAATTCCAGGACTGCTCCTTCCAGCAGCTTGGAGCAGGCCATACTTTTACCAGCATACTCTGTGTCTGGGTCGCTTGGTCTCACTGGCACCCTGCAAAGAGACAGGAGACTGCCAACAGCCCCCGACTGTGCTGGGGCAGGGGATCCCAGAAGACAAAGGTCTGGTAcctgccctcaaagagttcaGGTCTTATGGGGGAGAGACACGTGACCAACTTGAGCGCTACACTTAAACTGTGCCCGAAAGGTCTGCAGCAAAAAGGAAGGAGCAATTCGTTCTCCGTGACAAGTGTCAGAAGCCACATTTGCCaaggtagaggaggaggagggcagcaTGGACAGAGTGGAGCACTGGGGGCCCAGAGTGGCAGAGTGACTCATCCAAGGTCATCTGGCTTGAGAAAGGCAGAGTTAAGAACAAGAACGGGCCAGTGGGTAAAATACTGAAACACTTTCTTACTAATTGGTTAAAACTGCTCTCCCTGCCCGGAACACTCCAGCTCCTTCCCCAAGATCCCAGGGTCTTTCCCACAATCCAGCATCTCAAGGGACAACACCTGGCCTAGCAGAGGGCCTCCAGGCCCCTCCTGCAGCCCCTACTGCGCCTGCCTCTGAAGCATGGCCTCTTGCTTCAGGTTGCCTGGGTGTTGTGTGGGCGCCCCTATCTGTCAGCAGTGGAGGCCAGATTGGACTGTCCCCAGCTCTGGTGTGTGGCCTTCGGCTTCTGCCCTAAGGCCCTAGCAGGCTGCATCTTTGCACCAGCTGGGACCTGGGCCTCTCTCTCCATGCATTGGGGTTTGCTCAGCCCCCACCTCACCAAGGGGCTGACCAGCTCCCTTCCCGCACTTCCCTGCCCTCTGCAGATGTGGACAGCTGTGAGAAGTGGCTGAAATGCAAGAGTGACTTCCTAGCCAAGTACCTGAGCCAAGTGCTTCGGGACCTGCCCAGCTGCCCCTGTGCATACCCACTGGAGGCCGTGTACAGGGCCATGAGCCTGCAGGACGAACAATAGGGCCGCAGCTTCCAGTGGAAGGACGCCAGTGGCCCGCGAGAGCACCTGGACATCTACCAGCCCACGGCGTGCTTCTGCCTGCGCTCCCTACTGTCTGGGGAGAGCAGCACGCTGGTCGCCCAGCACTGCTTCTACGACTGGGGCAGCCGCCTGCTAACGCGAGGCAAGGGCGCCGGAGTGCCTGACCTCATCAGCACTGACTTCTCACCTGCGCTGCACTTCAAGGTGGACACGCTGCCCTGGATCCTGTGTAAGCGGGACTGGAGCCGCTCCCACGCTGTGCGGCCTCCCAACAATGGCTGGGCCTGCGCTGACAGCCCTCCTGAGGAGGAGTACCTGGCCCAGCTGCAGGAGGTCAAGGAGTACTGCTGGGAGGACTCCTTGCCGGCCCCCCACGCACCCCTGCCCAGACTGGGTGAGTGCAAAGCCTCCCCCTGTGAGGCTGGGCTGGCGCCACAGGCCCTCTGCTCGTGAACCTGAGGCAGGGCAGCACCCAGGTGTCGAGGAGGGCTTGGAGTGTGTCCAGGGcccagggtgaggggagggagcTCAGCCCTAAGGTCCCTGGGGATGCAGTGGGAATGCGTGTCCTTGGGGGCCTCCCCTCCTGCCTGCTGGCAGGCGCTGTCCCTGCCTGGCCACtcattttcctccccttccttcagggctgggctctcccgccctGGCTGTGCGCATAGTATGAGCCAGGCGCTCGGCTCTCCACACAGCCTGATTCCCGGGCCCCCAGTCCTGAGGGCCAGGCCTTTCATTCGGCCACCCCTCAGCTGCCCTCTGTCAGGCTGATAGCCAGCCCTGGGAGTCCAGCCCTCCTTATCTCTGAGTGGTTGCACATGACCCTCTTGTCCCACTGCTTGCTGGGAGCCACTGAGCAGGAGGGTTATCCTCCAAGCTTCCTTTCAGTGGACACCACTTTAGTCCAGGGCTGAAGGCCATCAGTGGGTGGACAGGCTGAGGCAGCTGAGACAGGGCAAGCTCCAGGCAGGTAAAGGATCAGGCAGTTCAGGTTCTTTTCTTTGTCCAGCCCACCTCTGCTCTGTCCAGGTTGTAGGAATGTGCAGGGCTGGGAGATGCACTGCCCCAAATGGGGGACGGGCAGCTTGTCACAGCGGCGAGGCTTGGGGTGGGCTCGGAACCAGCTCAGGAGGATGTGTCACGCTCCCGTGATGCACTGGTAAACCAGTTCTCCCGGACAGGGGCGAGGGGCGGCTGTCCTGATTGGTAGCATTTGAGCAGTTTCTGtgatgtaaatactcccaccatggcccaTTTCAGGCTCGATGGTGATGTCACTGAATGCACTGAGCCCAGAGTGGGGAAGAGACGCATGTAATCAACTCTCCCAGCACACCTGTGCCTCTTCCTGCAGCCCCTCAACCCCCAAACCACACTTCCTTGCCTTCTAGGGGGTTGACATGCTGAAGTCTCAGCTGTCCCTGTTCACAAAAGCCTCCACAAGGTAGGGGACTTCAGTCCTGGCCCCTAGACAGTTGCCCTGAAGTTCTCTGGGATCCTTGGCAATAAAGCACTTTATTTTCCAGTTCTGTCTGATGGAGAATTTGGGGCCCAGTAGAGCAGAGCGGTGTCAGGAGCCTTTGCTTACAGCCCAAGCGGAGCTCCTTTCTAGCTCCCACAGGTGTGTTTGTGACTGCCTATTCCAGGTGGGCAGGCAGAGCTCCTGTGGTAGAGATTCTACCTCACAGCGCTTAGCTATATTCGCACATGTAAAGAAAGGGctgcctgggaggcagggagcagcTGGCTGGACCTCATATAGTCACTCTAAGTTTTTTGGCCCAAGGGGTAAATTGTATTTACTCCAGAGGAAGAGGCCCCACTTCCCCAGGTAACTTGCTGCAAGGGGATCCACTGCAGAGTTGCCCAAATGAGTGTACCTAGAAGATGACAGAGATGGACCTGTATGTACCCTGCTGTACTTGGTAAAGTACCAGACACTCTGCTGTCACTCCTGGCATTGGGGCAAGGAAAGAGACACGTCAGAAA
The nucleotide sequence above comes from Rhinolophus ferrumequinum isolate MPI-CBG mRhiFer1 chromosome 6, mRhiFer1_v1.p, whole genome shotgun sequence. Encoded proteins:
- the ISM2 gene encoding LOW QUALITY PROTEIN: isthmin-2 (The sequence of the model RefSeq protein was modified relative to this genomic sequence to represent the inferred CDS: inserted 1 base in 1 codon; substituted 2 bases at 2 genomic stop codons), whose product is MRRLPGRARLLGVLLLAVLLAAGRGLPVRKPXGPWLRPRSPARLAEVSASPDPSPLRGEEDTPLLPKTVLXAGPRQHRCWALTQPATLTLEKNPSWDPRGQALPVELQKLPGLANTDLSSLNPNIQVTIEVVEDPQAEVEMDLLAEPSSRWPQGAPSWLPAKELFWPLFWGYLEAEEAGTSLKGRAPGEEEAEEDDHPSEYSESEDQVGSDEEADNEAPGFSGATGGREPGWLVPGDWSSQESDSYDYEPPEEWSPWSPCSASCGSSSQQRTRPCGYACTATTSSACDLPPCPGAKDEDPLGFRSEGWQPLAHNAADMLGPDVDSCEKWLKCKSDFLAKYLSQVLRDLPSCPCAYPLEAVYRAMSLQDEQXGRSFQWKDASGPREHLDIYQPTACFCLRSLLSGESSTLVAQHCFYDWGSRLLTRGKGAGVPDLISTDFSPALHFKVDTLPWILCKRDWSRSHAVRPPNNGWACADSPPEEEYLAQLQEVKEYCWEDSLPAPHAPLPRLGVNCIYSRGRGPTSPGNLLQGDPLQSCPNECT